A portion of the Lolium rigidum isolate FL_2022 chromosome 1, APGP_CSIRO_Lrig_0.1, whole genome shotgun sequence genome contains these proteins:
- the LOC124676675 gene encoding protein DETOXIFICATION 16-like has protein sequence MAKDESVQEPLLLASHTPDDHGGSDGSGGGLSVREEVKKQLWLAGPLIAGALLQNLIQMISVMYVGHLGELALAGASMASSFASVTGFSLLLGMASALDTLCGQAYGARQYHLLGIYKQRAMLILTLVSVPLAVVWFYTREILLLFGQDPDIAMEAGTYARWMIPMIFAYGLLQCHVRFLQTQNIVLPVMAGAGAAAAFHLLVCWLLVYVAGMGSKGAALSNAVSYWIYVIILAVYVRVSSSCKKTWTGFSTEAFHDMLSFFTLAVPSALMVCLEMWSFELIVLLSGLLPNPKLETSVLSISLNTAAFVWMIPFGLGSAISTRVSNELGAGRPNAARLAVRVVVFLAIAEGLLIGLLLICIRYVWGHAYSDVEEVVTYVAQMMLIISVSNFFDGIQCVLSGVARGCGWQKIGAWINLSAYYIVGIPSAYLIAFVLHVGGTGLWLGIICGLIVQVLLLMAITICTDWDKEAAKATNRVYSSSLPTDLAT, from the exons atggcgaaggatgaaagcgTGCAGGAACCTCTCTTGCTCGCGAGCCACACACCGGATGACCATGGCGGCAGCGACGGGAGTGGCGGAGGCCTGTCGGTGCGCGAGGAGGTGAAGAAGCAGCTATGGCTTGCCGGCCCGCTCATCGCCGGAGCGCTGCTGCAGAACCTGATCCAGATGATCTCCGTCATGTACGTCGGCCACCTCGGCGAGCTCGCCCTCGCCGGCGCCTCCATGGCCAGCTCCTTCGCCAGCGTCACCGGCTTCAGCCTCCTG CTTGGAATGGCAAGTGCACTGGACACCTTGTGCGGCCAGGCATACGGCGCCAGGCAATACCACCTCCTCGGCATCTACAAGCAGCGGGCAATGCTCATCCTCACCCTGGTCAGCGTCCCGCTCGCCGTCGTGTGGTTCTACACTCGCgagatcctcctcctcttcgggcAGGACCCCGACATCGCCATGGAGGCCGGCACCTACGCGCGATGGATGATCCCCATGATATTCGCCTACGGCCTTCTGCAGTGCCACGTCCGGTTCCTACAGACGCAGAACATCGTGCTCCCGGTgatggccggcgccggcgccgccgcggcgtTCCACCTCCTCGTCTGCTGGCTGCTCGTCTACGTCGCCGGGATGGGCAGCAAGGGCGCCGCGCTCAGCAACGCCGTCTCCTACTGGATCTACGTCATCATACTGGCCGTGTATGTGAGGGTGTCCAGCTCTTGCAAGAAGACGTGGACGGGGTTCTCCACGGAGGCGTTCCATGATATGCTCAGCTTCTTCACGCTCGCCGTCCCGTCCGCGCTCATGGTCTG TTTGGAAATGTGGTCGTTCGAGCTCATAGTGCTCCTCTCAGGCCTTCTTCCCAACCCAAAGTTGGAGACTTCCGTCCTATCCATCAG CCTCAACACCGCTGCCTTCGTGTGGATGATCCCCTTCGGCCTCGGATCTGCTATAAG CACCCGCGTCTCAAACGAGCTTGGTGCGGGGCGCCCCAATGCTGCGCGCCTCGCAGTGCGCGTCGTCGTCTTCCTGGCCATCGCCGAGGGGCTGCTCATAGGGCTGCTGCTCATATGTATCCGCTACGTTTGGGGACATGCCTACAGCGACGTGGAGGAGGTTGTCACTTACGTTGCCCAGATGATGCTGATTATCTCAGTCTCCAATTTCTTCGATGGAATTCAGTGTGTTCTTTCAG GAGTTGCTAGAGGCTGTGGATGGCAGAAGATCGGTGCTTGGATCAATCTTAGCGCCTACTATATCGTCGGCATCCCTTCGGCTTACCTCATAGCCTTTGTCTTGCACGTCGGTGGGACG GGCCTTTGGTTGGGCATCATCTGTGGTCTGATAGTGCAAGTCCTGCTTCTCATGGCCATCACGATATGCACAGACTGGGATAAAGAG GCGGCGAAGGCGACAAACCGGGTCTACAGTTCTTCTCTCCCGACAGATCTCGCGACATAA